Part of the Paenibacillus guangzhouensis genome is shown below.
ATAAATAAACATTTCTAGAACTTAATGCTAGGCCATCTTCTTCACGAATGATCGGACAAGGCACGATCGTCACCGGGAAATTCAAATCCTCCACCATTTGCTGGATCACAGCGACCTGCTGCGCATCCTTCATCCCGAAGAAAGCATAGTCCGGCTGTACAATATTGAACAATTTGGATACAACGGTCGTCACACCGTCGAAATGTCCTGGACGTCTTGCGCCGCATAGCAACGTCGTCACTTCTTTCACGTTGACTTTCGTCTTGGTTGGTGACGGGTACATCGTATCTACGGTTGGCAGGAAGACCAGGTCCACGCCTAGACGTTCAGCAAGCGCTAAATCACGCTCGGCGTCCCGCGGATATTTGTCTAAATCTTCGTTCGGGCCGAACTGAATCGGATTTACGAAAATACTCAGTACGACGATATCGCATTGCTCTTTGGCAGCGCGCATGAGGCTCGCATGACCTTCATGCAAATAGCCCATGGTCGGTACAAAGCCGACGGTTGGGAGACGTCCTTCCTTGGTGCGCTCTTGTCGTAACTGAGCTAGCTGCTCGCGTAGCTCATGAATTTGCTCGATTGCGTTCATTGCACAGTTTCCGCCTTTCGTTCCTGCTTACGTGCGCCATAGAGGCTCTCTACAACAGCGTCTTCCGCTGTAAAGACATGCTCAGGCGCTGGGAAGCTGCCTTCTTTGACCTCTTGCACATATTGTGAAATGCCTTGCCGGATTAACGCCCCGACATCGGCATAGGTTTTGACGAACTTCTTAGCTCGATAAGGTGATGCATACGTAACGACGTCGTGGAATACCAATACTTGACCGTCGCATCCACGTCCAGCGCCGATGCCAATGGTTGGAATACGCAATTGTTCCGAGATATACGTTGCTACTTCTTCGGTCACAAGCTCCAAGACGATCGCAAATGCACCGGCACGTTCTAACGCTTTGGCATCCTCTAACAGTCGCTTCGCATCCTCCGGCACTTTTCCTTGCACCCGGAATCCACCGATTTGATGAACAGATTGCGGTGTAAGTCCGATATGCCCTACAACAGGCACGCCGGCTTTGACAACAGCATCCACGGCAAGCGCAATTTCCGCACCGCCCTCCATCTTGACTGCATGTGCTCTGCCCTCCTGCATGAGTCGCGCCACATTGCGCAGCGTCTGATCAACGCTGCCATGATACGTCATGAACGGCATATCGGCAACCACGAAGGTATCTTGTGCTCCGCGTACGACGGAACGAGTATGATACACCATATCATCAATCGTTACGGGTAATGTGGAATCGTAACCGAGTACGACATTCCCTAAGGAGTCACCGACGAGAATCATGTCGACCCCAGCTTCTTCCGCCAAAACAGCCGATGGATAATCATACGCCGTAATCATCGTGATCGGGTTCTTATCCACCTTCATTTGTTTGAACTTCGGAATTGTTAGTCGTTGTTTGCGTTTCATTTCAGTCATTTCTCATCATCCCTTCTTTTCTGTATTGTGCGCAAAACAAAAAAACCTTTTAGCATTTCCACTAAAAAGGTCACCGTACAAAAAAGAATCATGGTGCTGATCCTTCTGTCTCGGTCCCTTCGGCTCAGAGCAGAATCCATAGTCCACTAAGATATAGAGTTCAATTGGAATGCTAGTACAAATCTGTTAGAGTGCAGTTCAACAATCGTTGATACTGCCTCTTCACAGACAAGTATAACAAAATCAGTGCGCATTTTCATCTGTGAAATTCCACATCGCCCGAGAAAATTTTACGTCGCTCGCCTGTAGCCGTTTCGGTGATCCACAACGCACCAAGTTCATCAAGCTGCTCTGCGATGCCCGTTACTTTCCCTTGCAGGGTATTAATGGTGATCGGTCGATGGAGCGAAATAGATAGCGCCTCCCATAACGTTCGAATCGGAGCAAAGCCCTGTTCATGATATAGCGCATAGAGCGTCTCGAACTCAGCCAAGAACTCGGTAATAATCGCGGTACGGTCTATCTTCGTACCAGATTCAATCTTTAGCGAAGTTGCCACGTCGCGAAGCTGCTCTGGATAATCCTCTTGATCCAAGTTCACACTAATGCCGATTCCAGCGATGCAATACCGAACCCGCTCATCCTCAGCGTTTGACTCAAGCAAGATCCCGCTAATTTTCTTCGTTCCCACAAGCAGGTCATTCGGCCATTTGATACCGATCGAAATAGGCACCAGCCTTTGAAGGGAACGGCAAAGGGCTACGGCGATAAGTAAGGTTAGCTGCGGCGTGAACTGCAAGGAGGTCTGAGGCTTCAGAATCAGACTCATCCAGATTCCTTTGCCGGATGGGGAATAGAAAGCCCGTCCCATACGACCGCGACCTGAAGTCTGTTCTTCCGCAATGACTAATGTCCCTTCCGGCGCCCCCTGCTCCGCCAATTGGTGAGCGATAATCTGGGTTGAAGGCGTCGATTCCAACAATTTGATTTGCTGCCCCATCACAGATGATTTCAGCTGGCTGAGCAGCATCAAGGTATTCAATCGGTCCGGCTTCTGCTTCAGCCGATAGCCTACGCGAGGAATCGCATCGAACTCATAGCCTTGGCTTCGCAGCTTATTGATTTGCTTCCATACCGCCGTACGACTTATTTGCAGCTGCCGGCTGATTTCTTCTCCCGATATGTACGCATCTGGTTTGGCTAATAACAGTTGTAATAATGGTTCACTCATTTTCTTGTATCACTCGATTCACTTCATCTAGGATAGCGCTGCGTGTATTTGGAATCTCCCCCATCGCAACGCGGTATAACATTTGCTTCAATAATTCACCAAGCCAAGGTCCTGGAGTCTTCTTTAGGTGTTTGACGATATCTTGCCCTCGAATAGCTAGATCAGACAATTGACTCGTCTCAAGTGCTGCCAGCCAAGTTGCACCGTATTCCCTGAGTTCACCGATCATGGCTGTATCATTGAACAGTCGACGCAAGAACAGCTGATCAACAGCCAACAGATGAAGCAGCCTACTGGCTGTAACCTTGCCAAAGTCGATGATCGCTTGGGTCCATAAGGAATAGACACCAACGCCCTTCTGATTACTAGCATGCTGTATCTCTTCAGTCCACTCGATCAATTGCATTAACTTAACAATATCCGAAGCAGTCCGATTAGCGAATTTTAATCGCTTCATGAGTTCATCAGCCATTTCTGATCTTACACCACAACGGTGAAATAGGAGTGCCCATCTCGTAATCGCGTCATGTTCCAGAGCACAATCCCATTCGGTTATAGCTTGAATGTCACTGATCAATTCGACTCGAGATAAGACCTCTTGATCATCTGTGACAAGTTCAGATAGAGATGCCTTCGTATGCGATACAAGTCCACTGTGTACGAGCAGCCGCAATCCATGTTCGAGACTTAGCAAGGACTTCTCGACAACCTTCTCTAATTCCGTACGAACACGTTCCATCGCAATATATTGCAGCTTATCTCGGTGATGAATCAGCGCAAGCCAAGTCGGTCCGTCGATCTGACAGTCGTAGCAGGCTGCGAACCGGATCGCACGCAGCATCCGAAGCGCGTCCTCTTGAAACCTCGCATCAGCCTCACCGACACACCGTACAATACGTTGCTTCAGATCATGTTGCCCATCAAACGGATCGTGGAGCTTCCCCCCCACATCGAGAGCCATCGCATTGAATGTAAAGTCTCTACGCTCCAAATCCCCTTCTAAATGCTGAATAAACGCAACCTCCGTAGGACGTCGATAATGCTCATATTCTGATTCTTTACGGAAAGTCGTCACTTCGAAAAGGTTCTTGTCTATCACAACCGTCATGGTACCGTGTTGAAGCCCTGTTGGAATCGTATGGTCGAAAATAGACATAACCTCTGCAGGCAGCGCAGAGGTTGTAATGTCTACATCATGAATGGGCTTATGCAGTAATGTATCCCGCACGCAGCCTCCAACAAGATAGGCTTCAAATCCAGCCTCATTCAATTGCATAAGCACAGACTTCGCACCTGCAACCAAAATCGGATCCGCTTGAATTTGATCCCACATTTATGAACAGCCCACCTTCAACAAGGAATCCGGAATCGGACGCCCCAATACACGATAGTAGATTTTCTCATATTCAGCGGTAATCAGATCGTTGCAAAAGACATGACGTGCGCGATCTAGACAGTTCTGTCTAAATCGATCCATCAATTGCGGATCAGTTAAGAGTCGCAGCGCATACTCCGCCATGTCATCCACGTGACCAATCTCTGCTAAATATCCCGTCTCTCCGTGGGTCACCAGTTCAGGAATCCCTCCAGCGATCGAACCTATCGTCGGAACCCCGCATGCCATCGCCTCGAGTGCAACGAGTCCGAAGCTTTCCTTCTCGGAAGGGAGCAGCAGTAGATCGGCAAGAGAGATCACCTGTGCAACATCATCTTGTTTGCCAAGGAATGTTACGCGATCTTCGATGCCGAGCTCACGGATTTTGGATTGAATTTTCGGCAAATCCGGTCCTTCGCCAACCAATAGCAGCCTCGCAGGGGTCTTGCTCTGAACCTTTGCGAACACATCGACGACATCGCTCACACGTTTAACCGGCCGGAAATTCGAGATATGCATCAAAATCTTCTCATTCGGCAATGCGAATTCTTTGCGCAATCCAATACAATTCCGCGGGTAATAGACACGTTTGTCGACGAAGTTATACGTAAGATCAATGTCTTTCGTAATATCTAGCAGTTCATGCGTTTCACGAATGAGATCTTTGGACACCGCGGTTACAGCATCACTCTGATTAATCGCAAGCCTGATCAAATCTTTCAAAGATTCATCCTGCGCAAGGACTGTAATGTCGGTGCCATGAAGCGTTGTAACGACTTTCAACGGATGATCGCCAACCATTTGCTTCGCGAGATATGCACATACCGCATGCGGCACTGCATAATGCACATGCAGAATATCAAGCTGCTGCATCTTAGCGACTTGCGCCATTTTCGAAGCCAATGAAAGATCATATGGCGGATATTTGAACACATAATAATCGTTCACTTCGACTTCATGATAAAAAATATTTTTCTGGAATGCTCCCAAGCGGAACGGAATGCTGTGCGTAATAAAATGAACTTGATGACCTTTTTCTGCCAAAAGTTTACCTAATTCTGTCGCCACAACACCCGAACCGCCTAGAGAAGGGTAACAGGTTATGCCAATTTTCAATGATTCTCCCATACTCTTGGTCCTCCTAATCACGAAAGGGTCTTAGCTACAAAATTATATTCCGTCATCTGCTAAAAAAGATTAACCAAATAAGGCGGCTTGCTCACAAATCCCTCAGCATAGCCGACAAGGCGCTTCTGTCCGAGCATTCGGTCACGAGCTTCTACTCGCTCCAAATACCCTTGATTCAAAGGCGTTGAGACGATATCATTTCCTGCCTTTGGCGCTTCGAATTGCGAACCATAGGCACGTAATGAATCCATCTTGAGCTCATACACCTCGGTGACGTCTACCATCATCGTAGCTGGGCCCAAATCATTAATAAAATAAAAATAAAACTGCTCAACCATCCAAGGCGCGACCTCCGGCATATACCGGCGAAGCTTGGCATTAAATACAGCCTCTTCAACCATCTTCCCACATTGAATATGATCAGGATGGCGATCTTCCCAATACGGCGCGAATACAATGCGTGGACGCAATCGGCGAATCTCAGCGACGATCGGATCGATCTGTTCTGGAACCGAGCGAAGTCCCCGGTCCGGCAAACCAAGAATGCTGCGTTCTGCCAATTGTAATACCTGGCTCGCAGCCTGTGCTTCTTGTTGTCGTAGTTCAACGTTCCCGTTGGAGGACATCTCGGCAAACGTGAGATCACAAATCCCTACTCGTTGCCCAGCCTTTGTATGCTTCGCAATGGTACCTCCCATGCCGATCTCCGCATCATCAGGATGCGCGCCGAACACGAGTATATCTAGACCTGTGCTCATTCTTCCACACCTGGTTTATATTTATGGACAAGCTCTCTCCACGCGAAATCGCCGCGACCTAATGCTTTGACAAGAATCTCTGCTGTCGCAACATTCGTCGCTACTGGAATACCTTGTACATCACAAAGACGTAGCAATGCGATAATATCCGGTTCATGGGGCTGTGCCATTAATGGATCGCGAAGGAAAATAATTAAGTCCATTTCATTCTGAGCCACTAGCGCACCGATCTGCTGGTCTCCGCCAAGCGGTCCGGACATGAAGCGATGGATATCAAGATCAGTCTGCTCCATAATGCGAAGTCCTGTCGTTCCTGTCGAGTACAATTGATGTCCTTTGAACACCTGTTCATACGCAATGACGAAATTGACGATTTCATCCTTTTTGCGATCGTGTGCGATAAATGCAATCTTCAACATGTCTCATCTCTCCACTCTCTTATCTATTTCCAGCCTCTTGCTGGATCAGTCAATAAAATGTTCAAAACCGTAAATGAGCCCCGTATATTCCATCACTTTATGCACGGCCAAATTGACACCTGGCATATAACCCGCTCGTTCATAAGAGTCATGACGAATTTTGAGCGTCTGGCCAAAGCCGCCAAAAATGACTTCTTGCTGCGCGAACACACCCGGCAGGCGTACGCTATGTATACGGAAACCATTGTAGTAACCGCCACGCGCCCCTTCGATCGTCTCATGTTCATTCGGATTACCCTGACGCAATTCCTCACGCACCTCAGCAATCATCTCTGCTGTCTTAACCGCTGTACCCGATGGTGCATCCAGCTTCTGATCTCCATGATACTCGATAATCTCAAGGTGTGGAAAATATTTTGATGCTTGTGCCGCAAATTTCATCATGAGTATCGCACCAATCGAGAAGTTCGGCGCAATAAGCCCACCGATCCCCTGCTGCTTACAGTGCTCGTCCAACTCTGCAATTTGTTCTGGCGTAAATCCAGTCGTCCCGATAATCGGACGAACCTTATACTGAATCGCCAAGCGAGTATTGGCAAGCACGGTATGTGGGGTGGTGAAATCCACCATAACATCCGGTTTGGATTCGATGAGTGCACGCTCAAGATCACCTGTTACTTCCACACCGCACGCCGGCAAGCCAACCATCGAACCTGCATCCTGCCCTACCTTGCTCGGTGAAACGGCGGCAACGAGCTGCAGTTTCTCATCTTCTAATACCATTTTAACGACTTCTCTACCCATGCGGCCGCCTGCTCCAACGACTGCTACACTAATCGTCTGTGACATTGTAACTCTCCTTCGACATATTGTTCAGATCCATGTGTAAATGATCTTTATACTGTGACAATAAATTGGTAATTGCCGTGTTATAGGGGTCTAATTGCTGCGCTTCCTTGATCACTTGGATGGCTTGGTGATAATCCTTCAATTCTGCATAAGCCATGGCAAGCATCGTATACGACTCAATCGCAAGCGGATCCAGTTGGATCGCATCCCGCAGCAGCAGAATGGCATAGTGCGTCTCCCGAATGGACTGGGTTAGCAGCTTCTCCGCTTCCATGGTGCGCAGCTTCGCCGTCACAAAATTCAAGTGCGTGCGATACCCTTCATTGTTCGGGTCATATCGCAGCGCTAGTCTCGCCTGTTCGAGCGCATTCGGTAGTCGATTGCTGCGCGTATAGGTCATGGAGAGCTTATAATGATGATTCGGATTATCTGGTTCGAGTACAATAGCCATCTCGAACCAATAGATCGCTTGCTCAAAGTCCCCCTGTAGAATCGATTGATAGGCTTTATGAATACACTCTTCCGCTGTCATACGCACACCTCCCTAACGATACACTTGGTTAAGCATATGATACGATGACAATTTCGGTGTATCCTTACAATCAATCTTTTGGTGTGTCCTCAATCCGAGTCCATCGATTGGCATCTCGTGTATTAAATTTATGCATGACCTTGTTATGCGCTTCTGTCAGATCAATGCCAAGCGAATTGGCAAAGCACACCGTAATGAATAAAATGTCGCCTAGCTCCAGCTCAATGGAGTTATCTGCTTCGGATGCTTTTTTCTTCTTCTCGCCATATTCATGGTTCACTTCACGCGCCAATTCCCCAACTTCTTCGGACATCCGTGCGAGGAGTGCGAGCGGGCTGAAGTACCCTTCCTTAAACTGCGAGATATACTGATCGACTTCACGCTGAATGTTAGCGAGTGATTTCTCTTCCATCCCGTTTTTCTACTCCTATCGCCTTTTTATCATATCTGAAAACTGCATTCTGTCCATTTTATGAACATGTACTATTATCCATATGTTACTTCAAAGAACCTTTGAAAACAAATCATTTTTTAAACAACCTAAAGAAGGTATACTAAGGATATTATGAACAATATAGTGAGGGATCCCATGAAACTACATAACTTAGGCAGCACAATCAAGACCGTTATTCCAATCTTATGCGGTACAGCAATTTATGCTTTTGGACTTCTGTATTTCGTCATTCCAAATCAGCTGATGGAAGGCGGTCTTACAGGGATTGCGCTTATCCTGAACTACGCCTTTCATATTAAGCCTTCAATATCTACGTTGCTTCTTAATATCCCTCTGTTCTTCGTCGGATTAAAAATATTAGGCAAACGTTCCATGGCCTATACGATTCTAGGTGTACTCTCATTATCTTTTTTCCTTTGGTTAATTGAGATGCTCATGGGAAATGGTATCATCGATCCGCTCAAAGCAGATCATGATATCATCCTTGCCGCCTTATATGCGGGTGTAACGCTAGGCGCTGGTCTCGGCATCGTATTTCGCTTTGGAGGCACCACGGGCGGTGTAGACATTATCGCGCGCATTCTGAATCGTAATTTCGGCTGGAGTATGGGGCAGATCATTCTGCTGCTCGACGTTGTTATCATCGGATCTGCGCTACTGTTCATCCCGAAAGAAAAAATATTGTATACCTTCGTGACCGTCTTTATCGCCTCGAAGCTCATTGACTTCATTCAAGAGGGTGCTTATGCGGCCAAAGCATTCACCATCATAAGCGACGAAGCTCCTGCGATTGCTGACATTATAACGAAGGAAATGGAACGTGGAGTAACATTAATCCCAGCCATCGGTGCCTATTCCAAACAAGCGAAGCATATGGCCTACTGTGTTATTGCCCGCTCTGAAATGCGTACGCTGCAAGGCATCATCCGGTCCGTTGATCCACGTGCCTTCATTATTATTAATGATGTGCATGATGTGCATGGAGAAGGATTCAAAGAGGGATAACATTGCCTTCGGATTCAATAGCATACAATAAGCCTCAGGGCCGTGATTTACACGGTATCCCTGAGGCTTTTTTTACATTCTATATTTATTTATTACGATCATCTGGTTGGTTACGCAACCGCCGCTGGCGGGCAACCTTCTGCTCGTATTGATACTTGCGATACCCCACATACGTTAGGACAGTTACGACAACCGCTCCAATCCCTACAATCCAAATCCACGGATCTTGACCTGTGCCGATCGGCGGCACGAAAGTCGGCTTATCTGTGCGCTTCATGAATAGTTCCTGGATGATTGGGTTCCCCATGGCAACAGCTTCGGCAACATGTTTGCCTTGGAATGGCTGCGATTGGGAAGCCGTCTGTAAGAAGGACATATACGAGTCGAACTTCTCGACTGAATCCGCCGGATGAACGATAATAACGGCTGGACGAATCCGTTCATAATGCTGCTGCAGTTCTCTGAAAGCTGAAGCAAACTCCTCCTTGCTCGATGCCTTCGCTGCGCTCTCCAACTTATTCATGTCCTCGATAAAGGCCTTGTAATATTGGGTCCACAATCCTTCCTTGGCGTTCACTAACGCATCGACAGCAAGTCTCATCTTCGCTGTTACAACTAACCAACGATCCGGGTCGATACTCACTGCATGGACCGTTCGTTTGGCCTCTATAATACTGTTCGTCAGCGCACGAATGCCCTCGACGGACGTCAATCGCCCTAAAGGGATCTGCTTCAGCATTTGTTCAATCTGTGCAACATCCTCACGAACCTGCTTCGTCTCACCCGATATGGCCCCCTGGTAGATACGTTCACCTTTCGCCGCGAATTGCTCTAATAGCTGCCGCTCATCTGGTCTTTTTGATTCGATTTGCTCCAAGACAGGTCGCATTTCTGTATTCGAATCCGATTTGGCAGCATCGCTTGGCTGACAGCCCACTAACAAACCGCATAAAATAATAATCATAAAAAATCGTGAAAACACGGACATCCCCCCCATACTTACCCTATGTGGGGTTGTCCGTGCTTAGAACCTTACTCTGAGATGTTCGCTACTTGCGATTCGTACGAGACATGCCTCGTCCAGGTCGGGCAGCGATATATGCCAACAACCCCATGACAAAGCTAACGATCGTAAGGGAGAACGTAAAATTACGAACGACGGTGATATGAGGGTCAAGCCGATACGATAAATAAGGGTAAATGCCATAGGAGTAATCCATCGTGTCATTCAAGAGTGTCCATAAGCCTGCTATCACCAGTGACGTTAAGCCGAATGTAAAGAAAGGCACATAAAGCAATGCTTCAACCGCCATCGTTAAATGGGAAGACATTAACATCCAATGCTGCCATTCTAACGGATCACCGAGCGCTGTCCCAGCGAGGATCATCGCTATGGCCCAAATGCCGTACTTCACGGAAGTTACAACAGCCAACGCTTCAATCACTTTGCGAACCCCTCTCCATAGCTTAGAGGTTGGCGGGAAGAGCAGGAATCCTATGGCGATCGTAAAAAACAATGAGGCGGTAGGGCTGTCCGGGACGAATACGATCTGCCAGATCGGCTTATGATTTATTGTCTCAATCAATTGATTCCTGTACCAGTAGTAGCCGTAAACCGTACCGATCCCATTCGAGATAAATAAGGCCCATAAGATCAGTCGATTCAATAAGAGCTGTTTACAGTACCATAAGAAAGATCTCACGCTTGCTTCTCCCTCCATATAAAGAAAACCTGACCGCCTATACGATCAGGTTCTGTCTAACTTATAAGTTTACTGCGCTTTCTTCTGCTTCGCAAGCCATTCTGCGATACCCGTGATCTGATCATCCGTTAGGCCGTTCCCTTTTGCCGTGTCGTACATCGCAGGCATGTTACCCTTACCATTCTTAATGACACCAAGAATATCATCTTTGGAGAGGGTATCACCGATCCCACGCAACGAAGGACCATTCTGTCCCTTCAGATCTGTCCCGTGACATGCAAGGCACGTTGCGACCTTCATCGATTCCAATGCAGGATCTTCCGGCGCAACGAGAGCAACTTCAGCAGTTCCTTTCGCCGCATTGCTCTTCGGAGGCAGCCCTTCGAGAGCTCGCTCTCTTGCCTCTTCTTCACGAACATGATGTTCAGGGGTTGTTCCTGTAATCTTCAATTCTTCTTCATAGCCCATCCACGAAGTAACCGTTAAATAAATTACTCCTATAAGCGATAGGAACATTAGCGAAGAAGCAATTGGTCTTCTATAGAAGCGTCTTTCTTTACCACGATCCAGGAACGGTGCAAGCAGAAGGCCACCGAATAGGACGCCAGGAATACCAACAACACCAAGAACGACATAGTCTCCGGATGCGTATGGCATCTTCAATAGCTGATACAAGAACAAGAAGTACCAGTCCGGTACTGGAATAAACGATGCATTTGTCGGGTCCGCTGGATAACCAAGCGGTGCCGGTTCCGAAATCGTGAGGACGAGGAAACCGACTAACATGACGCAACCTACCATCCATTCTTTCAATAGAAAGTTCGGAATGAAGGCTTCGGATTTACCCGGATAGGATGTATAGTCTGGTGGAGTTGCAATCTCGCTTCTTTTACGAATACGTGAATCTCCAACATAGACAACTTTTTCTTTCGAGTTATGACCATGTGCCACGCGTGCTTCCTCCTCTCTTATAGTGGTCCCGAGATTCCTTGTTTACGAATCATAAAGAAGTGTCCGCCTAAGAGTGCAAGAAGTCCAGCCGGTAGGAAGAATACGTGCAAAGCGAAGAATCTCGACAACGTCTGTGCTCCGACGATTGTTCCCCCTTGCAGTAATTCTTTCACGTACGGACCAATGACCGGTACGGAATCCGCAATCTGCATACCTACTTTTGTAGCAAAGTATGCTTTGTTGTCCCATGGTAGCAAATAACCAGTGAAACCAAGTCCGAGCATTACGAAAAGGATCAATACACCAACGACCCAGTTCATTTCGCGAGGTGCTTTGTAAGATCCTGTAAAGAATACG
Proteins encoded:
- a CDS encoding sporulation protein YpjB, whose translation is MIIILCGLLVGCQPSDAAKSDSNTEMRPVLEQIESKRPDERQLLEQFAAKGERIYQGAISGETKQVREDVAQIEQMLKQIPLGRLTSVEGIRALTNSIIEAKRTVHAVSIDPDRWLVVTAKMRLAVDALVNAKEGLWTQYYKAFIEDMNKLESAAKASSKEEFASAFRELQQHYERIRPAVIIVHPADSVEKFDSYMSFLQTASQSQPFQGKHVAEAVAMGNPIIQELFMKRTDKPTFVPPIGTGQDPWIWIVGIGAVVVTVLTYVGYRKYQYEQKVARQRRLRNQPDDRNK
- a CDS encoding DUF1405 domain-containing protein, which encodes MRSFLWYCKQLLLNRLILWALFISNGIGTVYGYYWYRNQLIETINHKPIWQIVFVPDSPTASLFFTIAIGFLLFPPTSKLWRGVRKVIEALAVVTSVKYGIWAIAMILAGTALGDPLEWQHWMLMSSHLTMAVEALLYVPFFTFGLTSLVIAGLWTLLNDTMDYSYGIYPYLSYRLDPHITVVRNFTFSLTIVSFVMGLLAYIAARPGRGMSRTNRK
- a CDS encoding menaquinol-cytochrome c reductase cytochrome b/c subunit; amino-acid sequence: MAHGHNSKEKVVYVGDSRIRKRSEIATPPDYTSYPGKSEAFIPNFLLKEWMVGCVMLVGFLVLTISEPAPLGYPADPTNASFIPVPDWYFLFLYQLLKMPYASGDYVVLGVVGIPGVLFGGLLLAPFLDRGKERRFYRRPIASSLMFLSLIGVIYLTVTSWMGYEEELKITGTTPEHHVREEEARERALEGLPPKSNAAKGTAEVALVAPEDPALESMKVATCLACHGTDLKGQNGPSLRGIGDTLSKDDILGVIKNGKGNMPAMYDTAKGNGLTDDQITGIAEWLAKQKKAQ
- the qcrB gene encoding menaquinol-cytochrome c reductase cytochrome b subunit is translated as MAKGIYNWIDERLDITPMWRDVADHEVPEHVNPAHHFSAFVYCFGGLTFFITVIQILSGMFLTMYYVPDIINAYASVEFLQTKVAFGQIVRGMHHWGASLVIVMMFLHTLRVFFTGSYKAPREMNWVVGVLILFVMLGLGFTGYLLPWDNKAYFATKVGMQIADSVPVIGPYVKELLQGGTIVGAQTLSRFFALHVFFLPAGLLALLGGHFFMIRKQGISGPL